GATCCAGTCGAAGCCCTCGGGCGCGTCGGTCGCGATGTTCGCGGCCTGGAACGAGCCTTGGATCGTCATGGCGACCTGCCCCGCGTAGAACGTCGCGAGGGTCTCCGACCCGGTCTGGCTCAGGGTCACGGGCAGGATCGACTTGTCCTCGAACGCCATGGCGTCCACGAGGTTCGGCACGGCCATCTCGCCCTCGCCGACCGTCAGCGTCGCGTCGGCGCCGCTGCCCTCGAAGTAGGTGCCGCCGAAGCCGGGCGCGAACGCCATGTACGCCGCGGTGGGGCTCTTGAGACCCCAGCCCAGGCCGTACGTGCCGTCCGTGGTCGTGGCCTGCGCGATCGCGCGCATCTCGTCCCACGTCATGGTCTCGCCCGTGGGGATCGTGACCCCCGCGGCGTCGAGCAGCGTCTTGTTCGCGAACACCATGTAGGACTGGAGCTCGGTCGGGTACGCGATGACCTTGTCGTCGACCGTGACCGCGTCGAGGATGCCCTCGGGGACGTCCGCACGGAACTCGTCGGACATGTGCTCCGAGAGGTCGGCGAGGTAGCCGTCGGCCGCGAAGGGCACGATGCTCGCTGCCTCGTAGTGGATGATGTCCGGCGCCGCACCGCCGTTGAACTGCGTGATGAGCTTGTCGTAGATCCCGTCCCACCCCGCGGGGACGATCTCGACCTGGACGTCGGGGTTGGCCTCGTTCCAGTCCGAGACGATGCTCTCGGTCGCGGCGATGGCCGCCGGCTGGTCGGAGAGCGACTGGAACTTGAGCGTGATCGGGCCGGAGTCTCCACCGGCGGCGCCGTCGCTGCCGCTTCCGCAAGCGGTGAGGAACAACGTGCCGATCGTGAGGCATGCGGCGATGGACGCACCACGAGTCTTCATGTGTCTGCCTTTCTGAGGCGTGGGGGTCGTGCGGGTGGGGTGGGTGGGACGGGTTCCGTCGAGGCGGGGGCGCACTGCGCTCACCCCTTGACGGCACCGGACAGGAGTCCGCCGGTGAGCCTTTTCTGCATGATGGAGAAGAAGACGATGCTGGGGATCGCGGCGAGCACGGCGCCCGCCGCGAGCGGGCCGAGGGCGACCTTGCCCTCGCCGCCGATGAACATCTTGAGCGTGATCGGCAGCGTGTAGTTCTCGGGCGACTGCAGCAGCACGAGCGCGAAGAAGAACTCGTTCCACGAGGACACGAAGCTGAACATCGCGGTCGCGACGACGCCCGGCATGAGGAGCGGGAAGACGA
This region of Oerskovia jenensis genomic DNA includes:
- a CDS encoding ABC transporter substrate-binding protein, with translation MKTRGASIAACLTIGTLFLTACGSGSDGAAGGDSGPITLKFQSLSDQPAAIAATESIVSDWNEANPDVQVEIVPAGWDGIYDKLITQFNGGAAPDIIHYEAASIVPFAADGYLADLSEHMSDEFRADVPEGILDAVTVDDKVIAYPTELQSYMVFANKTLLDAAGVTIPTGETMTWDEMRAIAQATTTDGTYGLGWGLKSPTAAYMAFAPGFGGTYFEGSGADATLTVGEGEMAVPNLVDAMAFEDKSILPVTLSQTGSETLATFYAGQVAMTIQGSFQAANIATDAPEGFDWIVLPPLEGSEGAEQAANPQTLSVNIDSKHVDESAEFIEFFTQTENLAALNEADALIPATTSAQEALAAKLGTENGWDVILSSGQHLVSAPYLFVDAYAQWKDTVATPAYQRFLAQEIDADGVATELTTGWEEITK